Proteins found in one Mycteria americana isolate JAX WOST 10 ecotype Jacksonville Zoo and Gardens chromosome 8, USCA_MyAme_1.0, whole genome shotgun sequence genomic segment:
- the MAF gene encoding transcription factor Maf → MASELAMSSSDLPTSPLAMEYVNDFDLMKFEVKKEPVETDRIISQCGRLIAGGSLSSTPMSTPCSSVPPSPSFSAPSPGSGTDQKTHLEDYYWMTGYPQQLNPEALGFSPEDAVEALINSSHHPLPGAFDGYARGQQLAAAAGAGGSVPAEEMGSAAAVVSAVIAAAAAQGGAPHYHHHHHHPHHGGGGGGHPHAAAPGSAPPSSASSAAGSGGGGGGGGGGAGGLHHPHHGGGGGGGGGGGLHFDDRFSDEQLVTMSVRELNRQLRGVSKEEVIRLKQKRRTLKNRGYAQSCRFKRVQQRHVLESEKNQLLQQVEHLKQEISRLVRERDAYKEKYEKLVSNGFRENGSSSDNPSSPEFFMYPRESSTTVM, encoded by the coding sequence ATGGCATCAGAACTGGCAATGAGCAGCTCCGACCTGCCCACCAGTCCCCTGGCCATGGAATATGTTAATGACTTCGATCTGATGAAGTTTGAAGTGAAAAAGGAGCCGGTGGAGACCGATCGCATTATCAGCCAGTGCGGCCGCTTGATCGCCGGGGGATCGCTCTCTTCCACCCCGATGAGCACGCCCTGCAGCTCGGTGCCCCCGTCCCCCAGCTTCTCGgcgcccagccccggctccggcaccgACCAGAAGACCCACCTGGAAGACTACTACTGGATGACGGGCTACCCGCAGCAGCTCAACCCGGAGGCGCTGGGCTTCAGCCCCGAGGACGCGGTGGAGGCGCTGATCAACAGCAGCCACCACCCGCTGCCCGGCGCCTTCGATGGCTATGCTAGAGGGCAGCAGctggccgcggccgccggcgccggcgGCTCCGTGCCGGCCGAGGAGATGGGCTCGGCGGCCGCCGTGGTCTCGGCGGTGatcgccgcggcggcggcgcagggcggcgcgccccactaccaccaccaccaccaccacccgcaccacggcggcggcggcggcgggcacccCCACGCCGCGGCGCCGGGCAGCGCGCcgccctcctccgcctcctcggccgccggctccggcggcggcggcggcggcggcggcggcggcgccggggggctGCACCACCCGcaccacggcggcggcggcggcggcggcggcggcggcggcctccaCTTCGACGACCGCTTCTCCGACGAGCAGCTGGTGACCATGTCGGTGCGGGAGCTGAACCGGCAGCTGCGGGGCGTCAGCAAGGAAGAGGTGATCCGGctgaagcagaagaggaggacCCTCAAAAACAGGGGCTATGCCCAGTCCTGCCGCTTCAAGAGGGTCCAGCAGCGGCACGTCCTGGAGTCGGAGAAGaaccagctgctgcagcaagtgGAGCACCTAAAGCAGGAGATCTCCAGGCTGGTCCGGGAGAGGGACGCCTACAAGGAAAAATACGAGAAGCTGGTCAGCAATGGCTTCAGAGAAAACGGATCCAGCAGCGACAACCCTTCCTCTCCAGAGTTTTTCAT